In the genome of Perca flavescens isolate YP-PL-M2 chromosome 21, PFLA_1.0, whole genome shotgun sequence, the window CCAGCTGTGACTTGACTCGACTCTCTCTGCCTTCTTGTTCATTTAGCCAAAGCCACCACACTCTTCAGAAAACAAACCAAGACCATTGTCTGGGGCATGCAGACACGTGCCGTGCAGGGCATGCTGGACTTCGACTATGTATGCTCTCGGGACGAACCCTCTGTGGCAGCCATGGTCTACCCCTTCACGTAGGTTCCTCAAGATCTCAAGTTTGTCTGAAATGAGTTAAATTCACTTGATATTCACTGATTAAGGACATCTCTCCAGTATTACGATAGTTCTTAAGCAACTAATAACTTCTAGTTGTGACATTTGTATCCTCATTACTTGCTTTAACTTGTCAAGACTCCATATCTTTtatcatattttgtcatttttcatcctgattttaataaaataaaaaaaccctAACTAACTTGGTAACCTGTACTCAGCTCAACTTTCCTACTTTTAGTAGGAAACCAAACCTAAGAACTTTATTATCCTACTCGCACCTTTTTTTTGTCGGGAAGTGGTGACAGTAGTTTTCCAAATTTGTAAATCAGACTGCTCTTGAGTTGGTTCAAAtacaattttagtttttttattattattttcttctaCCTTACATTTCTGTATTGCACAGGGGGGATCATAAGCAGAAGTTCTACTGGGGCCACAAGGAGATCCTGGTGCCAGTCTATAAGAACATGGCCGATGCCATGAAGAAGCACACTGAGGTGGACGTCTTGATCAGCTTTGCTTCACTGCGCTCAGCCTTCGACAGCACTATGGAGGCCATGCAGTACCCACAGGTAGAAAGACATACTGTAAAATATGTTAACATATAAGCCCATACAACACTGCATAAAAATGTGAGATTCAGCCAGACATGAAAGTCTGCTTTCTTATCCGATTGTGTTTTCAGATCCACACTATCGCAATCATAGCTGAGGGCATTCCTGAAGCTCAGACAAGGAAGATAATTAAAGTGGCTGATGAGAAAGGTGTCACTATCATCGGCCCCGCTACGGTATGCAGTCATTTCTTACCAACAGagaccatttatttaaaaaaattaaataaaagagagcgacagtgtatatgtgtttaatCAACAATGTATGTAAGCAGAAAATGATCAATTTCAACCGGCACACATAAGTTAATTTGATACccatttctttctgtctcccagGTAGGTGGCATCAAGCCTGGCTGTTTTAAGATCGGTAACACAGGTGGCATGCTGGACAACATCCTGGCTTCGAAACTTTATCGTCCTGGCAGCGTGGCATATGTGTCGCGCTCTGGGGGCATGTCCAACGAGCTGAACAACATCATTTCCCGTACCACAGATGGCGTCTGTGAAGGTGTGGCCATCGGAGGCGACAGGTACAAGAACTTATTTGCAAATTTATTTGCTTAGCAGTGAGAAACGTTGTCCTTTTTAAAGCCTGTTGTGAAACTGTTGGTTTTAGTATTACTTTTCCCTGCTCCACAGAAACGCGTTGTCGTCTGAAAGACTCTTGAAATCAttgtttttctcctctttgTCCAGATATCCAGGCTCCACCTTCATGGACCACGTCCTTCGTTACCAGGACACTCCAGGGGTTAAGATGATAATAGTGCTGGGAGAGGTGGGAGTAGCTCCACGGATGTTTATATTTTCACATTAACGTGACAACAACACatcgttttttttaatttatgccATAtgcttctctttcactctgtcaaCCTAGATTGGAGGCACAGAGGAGTACAAGATCTGCCAAGGAATCAAAGAGGGCAGGATAACCAAGCCTGTGGTGTGCTGGTGTATTGGAACCTGCGCCACCATGTTCACTTCAGAGGTTTGGTTGCTATGTTGAAATAACTTGCTTTGGATTTTGTTGTTGTATCTTACACAGAGTTTTTGATCTCAACCTGTCATACTGTATTTTCAGGTTCAGTTTGGCCATGCAGGGGCCTGTGCCAACCAGGATTCAGAGACCGCAGTAGCCAAGAATCAGGCTCTGAGGGACGCTGGCGCTTATGTACCAAAGAGCTTTGATGAGCTGGGGGATGTCATTAAGTGAGAAATTCATCACATAGTCATGCCAGAGTTTGTCATTGAAATGTTTAGGGTTTTTCACTGATACTGTGAATATATGGTGAAACAGGACCGTTTATGATGAACTGGTGGCCAATGGTACCATCATTCCTGCCAACGAGGTGCCTCCCCCAACAGTGCCTATGGATTACTCTTGGGCCAGGGTAAGAAACTTCATCATTACTCCTTCGTAAACCTCAACAGTATCTGTCTTAGCCGCTGAAGAATCAAATAGTTAAGTCTTGTATAGTAACAATTTAGGGCTTATGATTTTCATGGAAatgcattgtttatttttattattaaaactaGCGACCgacagatacatttttttttttttaaggccaCTAACTATTTACGTGTATTGGCtaatattcattttttaagCATACACATGACGTacacttgttttattttttttaaagaattgtgATCGAGGTATTTACGTCTTCTCTGGTGGAGAGAATATGTAATGGTGCCATGGTTTCTATTACCTCTAACATATCGGTGGCATTTCACTTAACTGTTACTTATCAGCTGGCAAATACCTGATACTGATCTCTCCTTCACACTGTAGAAACATTTTCACACTGTGTTTATTACCTGTGTGTTAAATCGGTTTTACTTTCCACTGGATTTCCTCCAGGAGTTGGGCCTGATCCGTAAGCCAGCCTCATTCATGACTAGCATCTGTGACGAGCGAGGCCAGGAGCTCATCTACGCTGGCATGCCCATCACCGAGGTCTTCAAAGAGGAGATGGGTTTAGGAGGAGTGCTGGGCTTGCTTTGGTTCCAACGCAGGTTGGTATGACGACTAGACAACAACTGGTGTTAATCGGTTACTGAGACAAGAAAGTGttatacaaatatattttcagTGGAATAAGCTGTGCTGTGTTTCTGTCTAGGTTGCCGCGCTATGCTTGCCAGTTCATTGAGATGTGCCTGATGGTGACTGCTGATCATGGGCCAGCCGTCTCTGGTGCACACAACACCATTGTCTGTGCTCGTGCTGGCAAGGACCTTATCTCAAGCCTCACCTCCGGCCTGCTTACTATCGTCAGTACTGCTCACACACAAACTTAACGTACATACGCTGTGCCACCATCTTTAACCAGAAAAAAGGACAGAAATTATGAAAATGCTCACTTCTCTATCTATCTGCTGTCTTTTACTGCTTGGACCACATGGTTAAAACTGTTTTTCTACTGAATCATGGTTTATTCATAAATTCCAGGGGGACCGTTTTGGAGGTGCTCTGGATGCAGCTGCAAAGCAGTTCAGCAAGGCATTTGATAGTGGCATGCTGCCCATGGAGTTTGTCAACAAGATGAAGAAGGACGGCAAGCTGATCATGGGCATTGGCCACAGAGTCAAATCAGTAGGCAGCACTCAGTTTTTACACTACCTCAAGTTGCATTATCAAGATCCATAAATGATGTGGCATTTTTAGATTATAGTAGACAATTGCTAAAATCATACATCTGAATAATTCTTCTTTGGattataattaaaacaaatggaTACCTTACAGTTAACAGCTTTAATTACAAGAAACAAGACACAAAGCCGTAACACAGTTTGTCTCTGTTTTCAGATCAACAACCCAGACATGCGGGTGCAGATTCTGAAGGACTTTGTTAAGCAGCATTTCCCCTCCACCCAGCTCCTCGACTACGCACTAGATGTAGAGAAGATCACTACCTCCAAGGTACTTGTCCCAGGACTCTTCCTATGTGTTGCATGGGGAGTACCAACTCCTGCCCTCCGGGAGGCGCTATAGGGTCCCAGACTGCAGAAAGAACAAATATAAACACTCATTTGTTCCTCTGTCAATATCTCTGCTGAATCAACACACAAAAGCAAAGAAGTGATAGTTTCTCCCCCCcctatttttacttttatctatTTTTACCTTTATCTATATATTTATGGCTATTTAAGACTACTCTCGCAGGGCAGGGCCCCCCTCATATCAATTATCCATGTTTTATTGATGCctctgtttttatctttttcGGTTGTtgtgtggtgattgttggagctTGTATTGCAAGACAAATTTCCGTGTATATggacaataaagatctatctatctatctattcattaattaattagcAGGAGTGAAGCACAACAAGTGACAACTCAATCAATTCTCAATAAAACCAATAAAATCAAATGGTCATGAGGGATAGGTCTGTCACAAAAGCCAGCATCAGGACAATTAAATAAGTAAAGGATACTGCATAGTGTCCAAATCTTCCAATGAGAACATTTTACTGTCAAACACGCAACATTTCAATGTGACATCTTTGGACCTTTGGGCAAGTTGGTTGGCTTACTGATAATCCTCTGACATTTAGTTTTCCTTTCTTATTTTCAGAAACCCAACCTGATCCTCAATGTAGACGGTTTTATTGGTGTTGCCTTTGTAGACCTGCTTAGGACGTGTGGGGGCTTCACAAGGTAAGAATCAAACTCCAAGATATGTTTCATATTATAACTGTTTTACTATATTGTCATTCATTAGCTGTAAATACACCACCTTCCACGTATGAGTGCACAGGAGGAGTTAAAGTAGTTGACAAATGAAGACTTATGTGCTTACGACTTATATTACAGTGTGGTATAATAGCAAGCATACTGTTGATAGCAAGCACACTGTTCAGTATTGTTTCTCACATGAATGTTGAACTGGTTCCAGAGACGAGGCTGACGAGTTTGTGGAGATTGGTGCACTAAATGGGATCTTTGTCCTTGGCCGCAGTATGGGCTTTATTGGTGAGTCCCATTCAGAGAGAGCCATGACACTAAGATTCAAAGTATTATTAAAGCAAGACCTCTAACTAGTGTCTGTCTTGCATTAGGACATTACCTGGACCAGAAGAGGCTGAAACAGGGTTTGTACCGCCACCCCTGGGATGACATCTCCTATGTGCTTCCTGAACATATGTCCATGTGATCTCCACATTACAGAATGGGACGCACTTTCAGATGCGACTGCCCAAATAGGTCAGGCAGCATTACGCATCTCACTCACTCTATATGTACTCTCCGGTTATGACAACAGCGGCAGGGTGATTCTGGAAAATGGAAGTAGGGATCTGGGTAGAAGTTTTCAATCTTGTTTTTACGGAGAAAAAGGGGAAGTACATTTTTTGATTTTCTTACTAATTATTTTAAGTCTGAGTTACTTAATTCAGTTTTGACCACAGACCCAAACCAATACAAACTTTAGCAGTTGCAGAAGCACAAAATTAATTAGTACTTAAAAAAAGGGCAGGATTCaaagcacattttaaaaactgacTCTTGCATTAAGGAGTCCGATTAGGTAATCTGCAGTAACCGCTGCTGATGTAAAAATTTGTTCAAGCtcaatcttcttttttttcttttattctacttgcaaaaatgtataaaaattgattttttttttttaatcagcatTTGCCTATTTTAGGCCATAAAGTGTGCTCAATTATGCTATGTCTCTGAGTATTGCACATTAGTGACACTAGcaaatgtcagttttaaatTCCAAGTTTCAATCCCACTAAAAAAAGACCATTGTCATCACAAGATAAACCAAAGTTATTTATAGGAATTTGTTGTCTTtgttaaaagtttaaaaaaataaaaccggtCCAGTGGTTGATATTACAGAGTTTATCTAGAtcttatgttttgaaaatggAGGCATTGTAATGGGATAAAGGAATTAAACTAATTTAGGTGTCACTTCACTATTGCCTTTCCTAGAACAACCCTGGTTGTAAACAAGTCTTTCACACCCAGTATGAATGGAACTACTTCTGTTGCTATTCTGTATTACAGTTTCAAAAACAGGAAAATGTAGGGGACAAAAGGGGACAAACAAAATGCTTCATGAATGAGCCCTTTGAATCTTTTGAAAGCATCTTTTGGTGAGGGACCATGAAAGCACTTTGCTTTACTTGGGGAAATTATTGATCATAATACGGCTCTGTAAAATAATTGTCACAAACTATCACTAAAGATTTGACACAAACTCAAAACGCTTTGTAACCGCCCACTGTAAGGCCTGCTGTTTCATCtttgttttcctgtttttatttaactgtgaaaaaaatgctttgttttttgtaaaatgcTGTCAtagtagtaaaataataataaagaacgTATTGTTTAACTTTTCATTTTGGCTGAAGTGTGTAATGTCTAAATCTGTTCTAGGTGAAGAAGTGTGAGCTTTGAACAGAGGTGATTAAGCCTGAAACTATAGCTGCATCTCAtctcctctgtcctctgctgaaccggaagttgttttGTCCCTCCTTGGTGaagtctcaaagctcttatttctgtcCCGAGGGGGCGAGCATcatcgaggagctataggcAAGGACACAACCTGTCTGTGATAGCCACTATCTACCATAGTGCAACCCCCCATTCCATTAAcgtgaacattttttttttctcaaatgccCTTTTGTGAAATTATTTTTAGGTTAGTTCAATCTTGATCTTCAGTCAGAAAATAATTGCTAATGAACTGTCTGGGTCTATGATTCAAGAGTCATCACCCAGATTAAATGCACATAGGAATAGGGACTGTTTTAATTCAAGATTAAAAATACAGTAGAGGCTTAAAACTCCCTAAAATAAATAGTAATGTTATAAATATGGCTTACACTGGCAAGACTCATAAGGTTTATTGAAAGTATAGTTTCTCATATATAGGTATTTGCAACACTTTTTATACTGCAATAACAATGTAATAAGGTGTGTGTTGCATAAATACCAACTTTGTAGCATCctatatcaaaataaaattgtgaaaaaaggTTAGGGGCGTTTGCCAGAGGTGACTTATCAAACTATAATAACACTAAATATAACTGATAACACATTGAATGTATGCTTTATACTCGCCAGGGTAGGGCGTAAGTCAGATGTATCAGTTAGATGATTTTAGTGTAATTCTAGGATGCAACAACCCAGTGCACATCCCCAGCAGTTACTGTAGGTAAAATCAACACGCATGCGCAAATACGATGCACCCTTTAAACAAAGTTACATTTCGCTAAAATAAAGACGTGTAAATGCGtcataacatttacattttattttgttgatagatggatagatcGGACTTCTCGGTTTTTGCGTCCGGGATATGGATCTCTTGTGTTGGCGTGAATCCGAGAGACTCCCCTTGACTCTCCAGCTGAAATAGAGTACATTTGGAAAATTCTTAAAGACGGAAGTGAGCAGTCCTGCTTTCCGACCAGGGCGGCTGTGAACGCTGCGCATGTATGTCCGTTTTTGAATGTCTATTTACGTGTGTTCTATATGCCTATGAGTTATTCCCGAAGATAGTTCAGAGCTTTCATTTGCCTCTGAGTCTATCACGCTGCGGTATGGCAGCGGCAGCAGAAGCGCCAGAGGACCGGAGCAGCGGCGCACAGGGAGCGCTAACAGGTGACGGGGAACCTGAGGAGGCCGAGGAGTTCACCTGCTCGGCCTACTGCTCGGAGCTCTCCCGGAGGCAGAACGAGCAGAGGAAGTCGGGGCTGTTCTGTGACGTGACACTGGTCTTCAGCTCCTGTGGGGTGTCTGAGGAGAGGGTCCAGACCTTAACCGCCCACCGCTCAGTGTTATCCGCGGCGTCGCAGTACTTCACGCTGCTGCTGGGCGGACAGTTTTCAGAGTCTCTGTCGGGGCGAGTGGAGCTCAAAGGATGGAGCTCGTCAACGGGACCCGACCCAGAAACTGTTGAAAGTGTCCTACAGTTCATGTACACTGGACAAATCGGGGTAACCACTGCAAATGTGCATGAAGTGTTGGAACTTGCCGACaggtatttgttttttaaaccataCATCAGAGTAAGAACATTAACTTCCTTATAAACGGAAGTGTTGGGCAGTAACAGGTTTTTGTTTCCTAATTACATCAGCAGGTGTGACATGTTTGGATTTCACACACCTGTGGAACTTGGCAGCCCATGGTTTAGCAATGTAtgtaaataaatcagaaaaagatTTAGGGTTGAAGTTAACTATTTTCAATCCCAAAAAATGACCATACTATTACCAGAGTGAGCCTACTAGGAATAGATCAATATTTGCAAGTTACGCATTATGTTTTACTGTTAAGGGCCTTACACATCATACACATGGTAtgcccacacaggtgttttcacttttgCCTAATTAGACCTATTTTCAGGACTGATTAGGGTGTGCTTGATTGATAACGCCTTGTTCTCCTGTCTTGTTGCACCTGTTAAGGTGGGAcaattttcattattttgttaATACAAGACTTTGAACTCACATTATTCCCATTGTTGCTACACTCCTCTTGAACCTGGGTTGAAatgtctaatcagccagaataactgaaaactaaataaataataggacttttgaaaagcacaggtgtaaataatgaaGTTAACGAAGGCTCCAATTCCATTTAGCTACTTCAGttttgtgcatgctggctcactgtcataCTGCCATGGCTTATTGGGACATTTGTTAATGGTATTAGTGCTTTTCCTTCTATGACAAGTGAAAATATCTGATGTGAAAAAAACTCTATTGAGCCACGATGCATGTAATGGATTACAATATTTGATTGCATCATCAAGAGATTATTTGATAATACTGCACTTTTAATGAGATTTTTAAGCAGCAGTTTAAGACCTGCAATTAAGGTTAAAGAAGCATAGTACTTCAAGAAACAGCAAGGCAAGATGTCTCGCCAGTGCAAAAATTAAAAGGTAAACCACCACAGTACATAAAAGGTTTGCTAGCAGATAGTGTCTTGGTTTCTCTTGGGAATCCATGTTTCTAAACGGTTTATTAcagaacatttacatttacatggcAAGGGGATAACTAAAGTTTCAGTGTACTGTGTGTAACCTAGTGTACTAGGTTTTATCCCATCGACTTGTAATGCTTAGTTCCTTAATCCTGTCTACTCCCAAGTTTTTATACATTACTGGTCTGATAATTACGACATGTTCACACAGGTTCCTGTTGGCGCAGCTGAAGAACTTCTGCGGAGAGTTTCTGATGAAGAAGGTGAACTTATCCAACTGTGTAGCAGTGCACAGCCTCGCCCACATGTACACCTTGGACCAGCTGGCCCAGGGAGCTGCCAAGACGATTAGAAGAAACTTCCACAAAATAATCCGCAACGAGGAATTCTTCACGCTGCCATTTCACCTGGTACGGGACTGGCTGTCAGACTCAGGAATCACTGTGGATTCTGAACAGGAGTTGTTTGAGGCCATAGTAAAATGGGTGCACCAAAacgcagaggagagagagaagtatTTTGACGAGCTGTTCAGACTTTTAAGGCTGCCTCAGATTTCTCCTACTTACCTGACACAGGTGGTGAGAAAAGAACCCTTTGTGGCAAACAATGCAGCTTGTCAGCAGCTGGTCTCTGACGCCCTTGAGGTCCACGCTGTTCACTTCGAGAACCTCAAGTCAGCTGATTTAGAGCTCTGTGCGTCCTACATGGCAGCGATGCAGCCCCGTCTTGGCCAGAACATGGATGTAATCATGGTGGTGGGTGGTGTTTCAGAAGGTGGAGACtatctgagtgagtgtgtgggctACTTTGTTGCTGAGGACCGTTGGGTAAACCTGCCACACATTCACAACCACCTTGACGGACATGCCATCGCAGTCAGTGACAGCCATGTCTATGTGGCAGGCTCCATGGAGCCAGGCTTCGCCAAGACGGTGGAGCGCTTCAACCCCAGCCTCAACACCTGGGAGCAGGTCAGCAGCCTGACCACCCGCAAGCACTCCTTCGGCCTCACGTGTGTCAAAGATTTACTCTACAGCATCGGTGGTCATGGCAACTTCAGTCCAGGCTTTAAGGATGTTACTGTCTACGAGCCTGAGCAGGATGAGTGGCACAATCTCGAGCCAGCACCGAAGATACTACGAGATGTAAAAACGGTAAGCGTGGAGGACCGGTACATATACGTGATGGCCAGGACTCCTGTAGACATGGACAATGAGGATGGACTGAGCACTGTGACCACCTGCTACGATACAGAGAGTCACAAGTGGCAGGAAGTGGAGTCCTTACCGCTTATCGATAATTACTGTAGTTTTCAAATGGCTGTTGCATCCACCAACTTCTACCACACAGCTTCTTGTTGTGCAAAGAGCTACAAGGTAACAGCTGAGGCCGCTCAGCAGAAAATAAGCAGAAATATCTCTGACGACATCCTCGACAGTCTCCCTCCAGAGGTCCTCAGCATGGAAGGTACTGCTGTTTGCTACCTGGGTGAAGACATATTCATCATTGGCGGGTGGAGGAACTGCAACAACATGGACAAGCAGTACCGCAAGGAGGCCTACAGTTACTGTGCTGAGAGGAAGCGCTGGATGCTGCTGCCACCCCTACCTCAGCCACGTTGCAGAGCCGCAGCCTGCCACGTTCGCATCCCATACCATTATCTTCGCGGCTGCCAGCACTACCCCATG includes:
- the aclyb gene encoding ATP-citrate synthase isoform X4, with the translated sequence MSAKAISEQTGKEFLYKYICTSAAVQNRFRYASVTAETDWDRLSQEHPWLLTERLVVKPDQLIKRRGKLGLVGINLDLQGVREWLKDRLMRETTVGKTKGVLKNFLIEPFVPHPQDEEFYVCIYATREGDHVLFHHEGGVEVGDVDAKAQRLMVAVDEKLSEDQITEQLLPHVPDEKKEVLANFIVGLFNFYEDLYFTYLEINPIVVTKDGVYVLDMAAKIDATADYICKAKWGDVEFPPPFGREAYPEEAYIADLDAKSGASLKLTLLNPNGRIWTMVAGGGASVVYSDTICDLGGVDELANYGEYSGAPSEQQTYDYAKTILSLMTREKHPQGKVLIIGGSIANFTNVAATFKGIVRAIKDYQGPLKEHEVTIFVRRGGPNYQEGLRVMGEVGKTTGIPIHVFGTETHMTAIVGMALGHRPIPNQPPMDAHTANFLLNASSSAMTPATTRTASFSESRKSNDVTPAKKSKAEAQASSGCSGAKATTLFRKQTKTIVWGMQTRAVQGMLDFDYVCSRDEPSVAAMVYPFTGDHKQKFYWGHKEILVPVYKNMADAMKKHTEVDVLISFASLRSAFDSTMEAMQYPQIHTIAIIAEGIPEAQTRKIIKVADEKGVTIIGPATVGGIKPGCFKIGNTGGMLDNILASKLYRPGSVAYVSRSGGMSNELNNIISRTTDGVCEGVAIGGDRYPGSTFMDHVLRYQDTPGVKMIIVLGEIGGTEEYKICQGIKEGRITKPVVCWCIGTCATMFTSEVQFGHAGACANQDSETAVAKNQALRDAGAYVPKSFDELGDVIKTVYDELVANGTIIPANEVPPPTVPMDYSWARELGLIRKPASFMTSICDERGQELIYAGMPITEVFKEEMGLGGVLGLLWFQRRLPRYACQFIEMCLMVTADHGPAVSGAHNTIVCARAGKDLISSLTSGLLTIGDRFGGALDAAAKQFSKAFDSGMLPMEFVNKMKKDGKLIMGIGHRVKSINNPDMRVQILKDFVKQHFPSTQLLDYALDVEKITTSKKPNLILNVDGFIGVAFVDLLRTCGGFTRDEADEFVEIGALNGIFVLGRSMGFIGHYLDQKRLKQGLYRHPWDDISYVLPEHMSM
- the aclyb gene encoding ATP-citrate synthase isoform X6 translates to MSAKAISEQTGKEFLYKYICTSAAVQNRFRYASVTAETDWDRLSQEHPWLLTERLVVKPDQLIKRRGKLGLVGINLDLQGVREWLKDRLMRETTVGKTKGVLKNFLIEPFVPHPQDEEFYVCIYATREGDHVLFHHEGGVEVGDVDAKAQRLMVAVDEKLSEDQITEQLLPHVPDEKKEVLANFIVGLFNFYEDLYFTYLEINPIVVTKDGVYVLDMAAKIDATADYICKAKWGDVEFPPPFGREAYPEEAYIADLDAKSGASLKLTLLNPNGRIWTMVAGGGASVVYSDTICDLGGVDELANYGEYSGAPSEQQTYDYAKTILSLMTREKHPQGKVLIIGGSIANFTNVAATFKGIVRAIKDYQGPLKEHEVTIFVRRGGPNYQEGLRVMGEVGKTTGIPIHVFGTETHMTAIVGMALGHRPIPNQPPMDAHTANFLLNASSSAMTPATTRTASFSESRKSNDVTPAKKSKAAKATTLFRKQTKTIVWGMQTRAVQGMLDFDYVCSRDEPSVAAMVYPFTGDHKQKFYWGHKEILVPVYKNMADAMKKHTEVDVLISFASLRSAFDSTMEAMQYPQIHTIAIIAEGIPEAQTRKIIKVADEKGVTIIGPATVGGIKPGCFKIGNTGGMLDNILASKLYRPGSVAYVSRSGGMSNELNNIISRTTDGVCEGVAIGGDRYPGSTFMDHVLRYQDTPGVKMIIVLGEIGGTEEYKICQGIKEGRITKPVVCWCIGTCATMFTSEVQFGHAGACANQDSETAVAKNQALRDAGAYVPKSFDELGDVIKTVYDELVANGTIIPANEVPPPTVPMDYSWARELGLIRKPASFMTSICDERGQELIYAGMPITEVFKEEMGLGGVLGLLWFQRRLPRYACQFIEMCLMVTADHGPAVSGAHNTIVCARAGKDLISSLTSGLLTIGDRFGGALDAAAKQFSKAFDSGMLPMEFVNKMKKDGKLIMGIGHRVKSINNPDMRVQILKDFVKQHFPSTQLLDYALDVEKITTSKKPNLILNVDGFIGVAFVDLLRTCGGFTRDEADEFVEIGALNGIFVLGRSMGFIGHYLDQKRLKQGLYRHPWDDISYVLPEHMSM
- the aclyb gene encoding ATP-citrate synthase isoform X3, with the protein product MSAKAISEQTGKEFLYKYICTSAAVQNRFRYASVTAETDWDRLSQEHPWLLTERLVVKPDQLIKRRGKLGLVGINLDLQGVREWLKDRLMRETTVGKTKGVLKNFLIEPFVPHPQDEEFYVCIYATREGDHVLFHHEGGVEVGDVDAKAQRLMVAVDEKLSEDQITEQLLPHVPDEKKEVLANFIVGLFNFYEDLYFTYLEINPIVVTKDGVYVLDMAAKIDATADYICKAKWGDVEFPPPFGREAYPEEAYIADLDAKSGASLKLTLLNPNGRIWTMVAGGGASVVYSDTICDLGGVDELANYGEYSGAPSEQQTYDYAKTILSLMTREKHPQGKVLIIGGSIANFTNVAATFKGIVRAIKDYQGPLKEHEVTIFVRRGGPNYQEGLRVMGEVGKTTGIPIHVFGTETHMTAIVGMALGHRPIPNQPPMDAHTANFLLNASSSAMTPATTRTASFSESRKSNDVTPAKKSKAGLPAEAQASSGCSGAKATTLFRKQTKTIVWGMQTRAVQGMLDFDYVCSRDEPSVAAMVYPFTGDHKQKFYWGHKEILVPVYKNMADAMKKHTEVDVLISFASLRSAFDSTMEAMQYPQIHTIAIIAEGIPEAQTRKIIKVADEKGVTIIGPATVGGIKPGCFKIGNTGGMLDNILASKLYRPGSVAYVSRSGGMSNELNNIISRTTDGVCEGVAIGGDRYPGSTFMDHVLRYQDTPGVKMIIVLGEIGGTEEYKICQGIKEGRITKPVVCWCIGTCATMFTSEVQFGHAGACANQDSETAVAKNQALRDAGAYVPKSFDELGDVIKTVYDELVANGTIIPANEVPPPTVPMDYSWARELGLIRKPASFMTSICDERGQELIYAGMPITEVFKEEMGLGGVLGLLWFQRRLPRYACQFIEMCLMVTADHGPAVSGAHNTIVCARAGKDLISSLTSGLLTIGDRFGGALDAAAKQFSKAFDSGMLPMEFVNKMKKDGKLIMGIGHRVKSINNPDMRVQILKDFVKQHFPSTQLLDYALDVEKITTSKKPNLILNVDGFIGVAFVDLLRTCGGFTRDEADEFVEIGALNGIFVLGRSMGFIGHYLDQKRLKQGLYRHPWDDISYVLPEHMSM
- the aclyb gene encoding ATP-citrate synthase isoform X1 yields the protein MSAKAISEQTGKEFLYKYICTSAAVQNRFRYASVTAETDWDRLSQEHPWLLTERLVVKPDQLIKRRGKLGLVGINLDLQGVREWLKDRLMRETTVGKTKGVLKNFLIEPFVPHPQDEEFYVCIYATREGDHVLFHHEGGVEVGDVDAKAQRLMVAVDEKLSEDQITEQLLPHVPDEKKEVLANFIVGLFNFYEDLYFTYLEINPIVVTKDGVYVLDMAAKIDATADYICKAKWGDVEFPPPFGREAYPEEAYIADLDAKSGASLKLTLLNPNGRIWTMVAGGGASVVYSDTICDLGGVDELANYGEYSGAPSEQQTYDYAKTILSLMTREKHPQGKVLIIGGSIANFTNVAATFKGIVRAIKDYQGPLKEHEVTIFVRRGGPNYQEGLRVMGEVGKTTGIPIHVFGTETHMTAIVGMALGHRPIPNQPPMDAHTANFLLNASSSAMTPATTRTASFSESRKSNDVTPAKKSKAGLPADSLHSILWPLKNVVTGNWKEAQASSGCSGAKATTLFRKQTKTIVWGMQTRAVQGMLDFDYVCSRDEPSVAAMVYPFTGDHKQKFYWGHKEILVPVYKNMADAMKKHTEVDVLISFASLRSAFDSTMEAMQYPQIHTIAIIAEGIPEAQTRKIIKVADEKGVTIIGPATVGGIKPGCFKIGNTGGMLDNILASKLYRPGSVAYVSRSGGMSNELNNIISRTTDGVCEGVAIGGDRYPGSTFMDHVLRYQDTPGVKMIIVLGEIGGTEEYKICQGIKEGRITKPVVCWCIGTCATMFTSEVQFGHAGACANQDSETAVAKNQALRDAGAYVPKSFDELGDVIKTVYDELVANGTIIPANEVPPPTVPMDYSWARELGLIRKPASFMTSICDERGQELIYAGMPITEVFKEEMGLGGVLGLLWFQRRLPRYACQFIEMCLMVTADHGPAVSGAHNTIVCARAGKDLISSLTSGLLTIGDRFGGALDAAAKQFSKAFDSGMLPMEFVNKMKKDGKLIMGIGHRVKSINNPDMRVQILKDFVKQHFPSTQLLDYALDVEKITTSKKPNLILNVDGFIGVAFVDLLRTCGGFTRDEADEFVEIGALNGIFVLGRSMGFIGHYLDQKRLKQGLYRHPWDDISYVLPEHMSM